From the Leucobacter tenebrionis genome, one window contains:
- a CDS encoding uroporphyrinogen-III synthase, whose product MRTASRPRSGSGAGFGSGVGSGVGPDPASALPHDGQPLAARRVLVPRGGAAGERWAAAIRELGGEPVVSPLTETAPPADTGALAAAAERWNRGEYDWLVVTSANAVRAFAEAGARPGSAAVAAVGPATAEALRERGFEVALTPERDFSATGIAEALLARIGPGGNARGAGADARTSDDRAADARTADGRAADARGADGRGADGRTAPQERNGSAATAPVRLLLPLSEIASTELETALAAAGHDPDRVTAYRTVPAARDAAAEAEVAAGRIDAILAMSGSGAREIARRFAPLPPGTLIIAIGGPTARALAGCGVEAAAVASEHTVDGVLAAFVAALDPASEPDPTSRPDPAPELDPAADPASPARSTRRSDHGGTTA is encoded by the coding sequence ATGAGGACCGCGTCCCGGCCGCGCTCTGGCTCTGGCGCCGGCTTCGGCTCTGGCGTCGGCTCTGGCGTCGGCCCTGACCCCGCCTCCGCTCTGCCGCACGATGGGCAGCCGCTCGCCGCGCGACGCGTGCTCGTGCCGCGCGGCGGTGCCGCGGGGGAGCGCTGGGCCGCCGCGATCCGAGAGCTCGGCGGCGAGCCCGTTGTATCGCCGCTCACCGAGACCGCTCCGCCGGCCGACACGGGCGCGCTCGCCGCGGCCGCGGAGCGCTGGAACCGGGGCGAGTACGACTGGCTCGTGGTCACGAGCGCCAACGCGGTCCGCGCTTTCGCCGAGGCGGGCGCGCGGCCGGGAAGTGCTGCCGTCGCCGCGGTCGGCCCGGCCACCGCCGAGGCGCTGCGTGAGCGCGGCTTCGAGGTCGCGCTCACGCCCGAGCGCGACTTCTCGGCGACCGGGATCGCCGAGGCGCTGCTCGCGCGGATCGGGCCGGGCGGGAACGCCCGGGGCGCCGGTGCCGATGCCCGGACCTCCGACGACCGGGCCGCCGATGCCCGGACCGCCGACGGTCGAGCGGCCGATGCCCGGGGAGCCGACGGCCGCGGAGCCGACGGCCGGACCGCGCCGCAGGAGCGGAACGGCAGCGCGGCGACGGCACCCGTCCGACTCCTGCTTCCGCTGTCGGAGATCGCATCGACCGAACTCGAGACCGCGCTCGCGGCAGCGGGCCACGACCCCGACCGAGTCACCGCCTACCGCACCGTCCCCGCGGCCCGCGACGCCGCCGCCGAGGCGGAAGTCGCAGCAGGTCGCATCGACGCGATCCTCGCGATGAGCGGCAGCGGCGCCCGTGAGATCGCCCGCCGCTTCGCGCCCCTGCCGCCAGGCACGCTGATCATCGCGATCGGCGGCCCGACGGCCCGCGCCCTCGCCGGATGCGGTGTAGAGGCTGCGGCGGTCGCGTCCGAGCACACCGTCGACGGGGTGCTCGCGGCGTTCGTCGCGGCGCTCGATCCCGCGTCTGAACCGGATCCCACGTCCAGGCCCGATCCCGCACCTGAACTCGATCCCGCCGCGGATCCCGCCAGCCCAGCCCGAAGCACCCGCCGATCCGACCACGGAGGAACCACCGCATGA
- a CDS encoding protoporphyrinogen/coproporphyrinogen oxidase, with protein MTADLPDPGRVDPRGTVAVVGGGVSGLVAARRLAQAGCAVTLFESEPRLGGRIRSADHDGAAFDIGAEAFATRGGTVSELLAELGLEHEVVRPAALGSWLVTADRAVPLPPAGTLGIPAAPLSSASRRALGLAGALRAAVEPLLPRGFGARSGPGADAEATVGSVVRRRLGSRVLDRLVRPVCLGVHSSDPERLALGSVPGLAAAFERTGSLIAAARELRGSQQAAGGAVAGLRGGMTVLIDALAAELDRLGVRVETGVLVESVSGEAGATDPAGRESRERRIAVRSAPDSTSGATPEPDPDAVRETHRFDAVILAVPESAARAMLGAPDRAGAETLVEVVALVLDDPRLDAAPRGTGALVARSAEADGGSGGSVHGASGSAGEPIRAKALTHVTAKWAERAREMGRGKHVLRLSYGRAGSPPETLQLDDTAARRLAVEDASRILGLRLAERSVLASTRRTWTMGAPAGGRAADPEIIAPPGVVLAGDWVSGTGLASVIPGARAAAQDVIEHLRGAEPGAVAHDPAAQTPETGAAGPDPSPRTQHRAESRVA; from the coding sequence ATGACCGCTGATCTACCCGATCCGGGTCGCGTCGACCCCCGCGGCACGGTCGCGGTGGTCGGCGGGGGCGTCTCGGGACTCGTCGCGGCCCGGAGACTCGCCCAGGCGGGGTGCGCGGTCACGCTCTTCGAGAGCGAGCCCCGGCTGGGCGGGCGGATCCGGAGCGCCGATCACGACGGCGCCGCATTCGACATCGGCGCCGAAGCATTCGCGACCCGCGGCGGCACGGTCTCCGAGCTGCTCGCGGAGCTCGGGCTCGAGCACGAGGTCGTGCGCCCGGCGGCGCTCGGATCCTGGCTCGTGACCGCCGATCGTGCGGTGCCGCTGCCCCCGGCGGGCACGCTCGGGATCCCCGCGGCCCCGCTGTCGTCCGCCTCGCGACGGGCGCTCGGCCTCGCCGGAGCGCTGCGCGCCGCGGTCGAGCCGCTGCTGCCGCGCGGTTTCGGGGCGCGCTCGGGGCCGGGTGCGGATGCCGAGGCCACGGTCGGCTCGGTCGTGCGTCGACGGCTGGGTTCGCGCGTGCTCGATCGTCTCGTGCGCCCCGTCTGCCTCGGCGTGCACTCGTCCGACCCCGAGCGGCTCGCCCTCGGCTCGGTGCCGGGGCTCGCGGCCGCCTTCGAGCGCACCGGATCTCTGATCGCCGCGGCCCGTGAACTGCGGGGGAGCCAGCAGGCCGCCGGGGGCGCGGTCGCGGGCCTGCGCGGCGGCATGACCGTGCTGATCGATGCGCTCGCGGCAGAACTCGACCGCCTCGGAGTGCGCGTCGAGACGGGTGTGCTCGTCGAGAGCGTCTCGGGTGAGGCGGGCGCGACCGATCCTGCGGGCCGTGAGAGTCGCGAGCGCCGGATCGCCGTCCGCTCGGCTCCCGACTCGACCAGCGGCGCGACCCCCGAACCCGACCCCGATGCGGTACGCGAGACGCACCGCTTCGACGCCGTGATCCTCGCGGTTCCCGAGTCTGCGGCGAGGGCGATGCTCGGCGCGCCCGATCGGGCGGGAGCCGAGACCCTCGTCGAGGTCGTCGCGCTCGTGCTCGACGACCCTCGCCTCGACGCCGCGCCGCGCGGCACCGGAGCGCTCGTCGCGAGAAGCGCCGAAGCGGATGGTGGATCGGGCGGCTCCGTGCACGGCGCGAGCGGATCGGCAGGGGAGCCGATCCGTGCGAAGGCCCTGACCCACGTCACCGCCAAGTGGGCGGAACGCGCGCGGGAGATGGGCCGAGGAAAGCACGTGCTGCGCCTCTCGTACGGCCGAGCGGGCTCCCCGCCCGAGACGCTGCAGCTCGACGACACCGCCGCCCGCCGCCTCGCGGTCGAGGACGCATCGCGGATCCTCGGCCTCCGACTCGCCGAGCGCTCGGTGCTCGCCTCGACCCGTCGCACCTGGACCATGGGGGCGCCCGCCGGAGGCCGGGCCGCCGATCCCGAGATCATCGCGCCGCCCGGCGTCGTGCTCGCGGGGGACTGGGTGAGCGGCACCGGTCTCGCCTCGGTCATCCCCGGAGCGCGCGCGGCGGCGCAGGATGTCATCGAGCACCTCCGCGGAGCGGAGCCCGGCGCCGTGGCGCACGATCCCGCGGCGCAGACCCCCGAGACCGGGGCCGCCGGCCCCGATCCCTCGCCCAGAACCCAGCACAGAGCAGAAAGCCGAGTGGCATGA
- a CDS encoding glutamate-1-semialdehyde 2,1-aminomutase, with protein MTAAQTDRSALLAERAARVIPGGVNSPVRAFGSVGGTPRFLVSGRGPYVTDADGNEYVDLVASWGPALLGHAHPAVVEAVQAAAALGLGFGASVPEEAELAEEIIARMPEVERLRLVSTGTEATMTAIRLARGATERPLVVKFAGHYHGHSDGLLAEAGSGLATLAMPGSAGVTAETAGQTLVLPYNDPAALAAAFAEHGERIAAVIAESAAANMGVLPPAPGFTEFMIETAHRHGALVILDEVLTGFRAGPSGYWGIEQARVTSGEAPDLFTFGKVVGGGLPLAALGGRAEIMDLLAPLGPVYQAGTLSGNPLAVAAGLTTLRHADVAAYAALGAAADAISGAVADALSAEGVPHRVQRAGTLFSVLFGEFPEAPLDYATVQRQETQRHRAFFHAMLEGGVNLPPSAFEAWFVTSAHDEAAISRVLEALPAAARAAAEAV; from the coding sequence ATGACCGCCGCGCAGACCGATCGCAGCGCCCTGCTCGCCGAGCGCGCCGCGCGCGTGATCCCCGGCGGGGTGAACTCGCCGGTGCGCGCGTTCGGCTCCGTCGGCGGCACCCCGCGCTTCCTCGTCTCCGGACGGGGCCCCTACGTCACCGACGCCGACGGCAACGAGTACGTCGACCTGGTCGCCTCGTGGGGGCCGGCACTGCTCGGGCACGCGCACCCCGCCGTGGTCGAGGCCGTGCAGGCCGCTGCCGCGCTCGGTCTCGGCTTCGGGGCCTCGGTGCCCGAGGAGGCCGAGCTCGCCGAGGAGATCATCGCCCGCATGCCCGAGGTCGAGCGGCTGCGCCTCGTCTCGACCGGCACCGAGGCCACCATGACCGCGATCAGGCTCGCGCGGGGCGCCACCGAGCGCCCGCTCGTCGTCAAGTTCGCGGGCCACTACCACGGTCACTCCGACGGCCTGCTGGCGGAGGCCGGATCGGGGCTCGCGACCCTGGCCATGCCCGGTTCTGCGGGGGTCACCGCCGAGACCGCCGGTCAGACGCTCGTGCTGCCCTACAACGACCCGGCGGCGCTCGCCGCGGCCTTCGCGGAGCACGGCGAGCGCATCGCCGCCGTGATCGCCGAGTCGGCGGCTGCGAACATGGGGGTGCTGCCTCCCGCGCCCGGGTTCACGGAGTTCATGATCGAGACCGCTCACCGGCACGGTGCGCTCGTGATCCTCGACGAGGTGCTCACCGGATTCCGGGCAGGTCCCTCGGGATACTGGGGGATCGAGCAGGCGCGCGTGACCTCGGGGGAGGCGCCCGACCTCTTCACCTTCGGCAAGGTCGTGGGCGGAGGGCTGCCGCTCGCTGCGCTCGGCGGGAGGGCCGAGATCATGGATCTGCTCGCGCCCCTCGGGCCCGTCTACCAGGCGGGCACGCTGTCGGGTAATCCGCTCGCCGTCGCCGCCGGGCTGACGACGCTGCGCCACGCCGACGTCGCCGCCTACGCCGCACTGGGGGCGGCCGCCGACGCGATCTCGGGCGCGGTCGCCGATGCCCTGAGCGCCGAGGGCGTGCCGCACCGCGTGCAGCGCGCGGGAACGCTCTTCAGCGTGCTCTTCGGGGAGTTCCCCGAGGCTCCGCTGGACTATGCGACGGTGCAGCGCCAGGAGACGCAGCGGCACCGGGCGTTCTTCCACGCGATGCTCGAGGGCGGCGTCAATCTGCCGCCGAGCGCCTTCGAGGCCTGGTTCGTCACCTCGGCGCACGACGAAGCGGCGATCTCGCGCGTGCTCGAGGCGCTGCCGGCTGCGGCTCGGGCCGCTGCGGAGGCCGTGTAG
- a CDS encoding glutamyl-tRNA reductase, translating to MLLCLTVDHRRADLALLERIERRTEPVTAALSDSEFARGAVVLATCNRFEAYLDAPGLAPEEALSGFARAASLDPAELERACTVHRGDTVAEHLFAVSSGLESAAVGEGEIAGQVRRAIDAARDAGRSSAELERLFQRALLVSKQIKHRTGLQRKGRSLVQLALTMVDSRVGDWAEARVLLIGTGAYAGASLASLRARGATRIGVYSPSGRAEAFADSHGIRPVASDALDAELRDTDLVVACSAVHEPLLTRERFDETVTEGAPPFCARFGGLEADPRPRPAPRPRLLIDMGLPRNIAPDVAGVAGVELLDLETIALHAPIPELGAELEARDIVRTAAAEYAATRAEREAVPALRELRSFVNDILDDEIARARSRGAGRDGGGEIEAALRHLAGRLLHRPTVRLRELGREGRATEAAAAVSALFGE from the coding sequence ATGCTGCTCTGCCTCACCGTCGATCATCGACGCGCCGACCTCGCACTGCTCGAGCGCATCGAGCGTCGCACCGAGCCGGTGACCGCCGCCCTCAGCGACTCCGAGTTCGCACGCGGGGCCGTCGTGCTCGCGACCTGCAACCGATTCGAGGCCTACCTCGACGCACCGGGGCTCGCACCGGAGGAGGCGCTCAGCGGCTTCGCCAGAGCGGCGAGCCTCGACCCCGCCGAACTCGAGCGGGCCTGCACCGTGCACCGGGGCGACACCGTGGCCGAGCACCTGTTTGCCGTCTCCAGCGGCCTCGAATCGGCCGCCGTCGGCGAGGGCGAGATCGCCGGTCAGGTGCGGCGCGCCATCGACGCCGCACGAGACGCCGGCCGGTCGAGCGCCGAGCTCGAGCGCCTCTTCCAGCGCGCCCTGCTCGTCTCGAAGCAGATCAAGCACCGGACGGGCCTGCAGCGCAAGGGCCGCTCGCTCGTGCAGCTCGCGCTGACGATGGTCGACAGCCGCGTCGGCGACTGGGCCGAGGCGCGGGTGCTGCTGATCGGCACGGGCGCATACGCGGGAGCGAGTCTCGCATCGCTGCGCGCCCGGGGAGCGACGAGGATCGGGGTCTACTCGCCCTCAGGTCGTGCGGAGGCCTTCGCCGACTCCCACGGCATCCGCCCGGTCGCCTCCGACGCGCTCGACGCCGAGCTGCGAGACACCGACCTCGTGGTCGCCTGCAGCGCGGTGCACGAGCCCCTGCTCACCAGGGAGCGCTTCGACGAGACCGTGACCGAGGGCGCGCCGCCGTTCTGCGCGCGGTTCGGCGGGCTCGAGGCCGATCCCCGCCCCCGCCCCGCCCCTCGGCCCAGGCTGCTCATCGACATGGGGCTGCCGCGCAACATCGCCCCCGACGTCGCGGGAGTGGCGGGCGTCGAGCTGCTCGACCTCGAGACGATCGCGCTGCACGCCCCCATCCCCGAGCTGGGCGCCGAGCTCGAGGCCCGCGACATCGTGCGCACCGCCGCCGCGGAGTACGCCGCGACCCGCGCCGAGCGGGAGGCGGTGCCGGCTCTGCGCGAGCTGAGGTCGTTCGTGAACGACATCCTCGACGACGAGATCGCGCGCGCCCGTTCCCGGGGTGCGGGTCGCGACGGAGGCGGCGAGATCGAGGCCGCCCTGCGGCACCTCGCGGGGCGGCTGCTGCACCGCCCGACCGTGCGGCTGCGCGAGCTCGGCCGGGAGGGTCGCGCAACCGAGGCCGCCGCGGCCGTGTCGGCGCTCTTCGGGGAGTAG
- the hemB gene encoding porphobilinogen synthase, with amino-acid sequence MIPTVRPRRLRSTPAMRRLAAETRLHPAELILPVFVREGIDEPRPIASMPGVLQHTLDSVRRTAAEAAEAGIGGVMLFGVPAVRDAEGSAADDPQGILNVATRAVAAEVGDALVVQTDLCLDEFTDHGHCGVLDARGEVDNDTTLERYRAMALAQAEAGSALLGLSGMMDGQVAAVRDALDEAGYESTAILGYSAKYASAFYGPFREAVDSQLSGDRRTYQQDPANRREGLREAELDIAEGADVVMVKPAMSYLDVLSDVASVSPVPVWAYQVSGEAAMIEAAAANGWIDRRRTIEESVTGIKRAGADAILSYFAIELAGWIR; translated from the coding sequence ATGATCCCCACCGTCCGCCCCCGCCGCCTGCGCAGCACCCCGGCCATGCGCAGGCTCGCAGCAGAGACCCGGTTGCATCCGGCCGAGCTGATCCTGCCGGTCTTCGTGCGCGAGGGAATCGACGAGCCGCGCCCGATCGCCTCGATGCCCGGTGTGCTGCAGCACACGCTCGACTCGGTGCGCCGCACCGCCGCAGAGGCGGCAGAGGCCGGCATCGGCGGCGTCATGCTGTTCGGCGTGCCCGCCGTGCGCGACGCCGAGGGCAGCGCTGCAGACGATCCGCAGGGCATCCTCAACGTCGCCACCCGCGCTGTCGCGGCCGAGGTCGGCGACGCGCTCGTCGTGCAGACCGACCTCTGCCTCGACGAGTTCACCGACCACGGCCACTGCGGTGTGCTCGACGCGCGCGGGGAGGTCGACAACGACACCACACTCGAGCGCTACCGGGCGATGGCCCTCGCGCAGGCGGAGGCGGGATCGGCCCTGCTGGGACTCTCGGGGATGATGGACGGCCAGGTCGCCGCCGTGCGCGACGCGCTCGACGAGGCCGGGTACGAGAGCACCGCGATCCTCGGCTACTCGGCCAAGTACGCCTCGGCGTTCTACGGGCCCTTCAGGGAGGCCGTCGACTCGCAGCTGTCGGGCGACCGGCGCACGTACCAGCAGGATCCGGCGAACCGCCGCGAGGGCCTGCGCGAAGCCGAGCTCGACATCGCGGAGGGCGCCGACGTCGTCATGGTGAAGCCCGCCATGAGCTACCTCGACGTGCTCTCCGACGTCGCGTCGGTGAGCCCCGTCCCCGTCTGGGCCTACCAGGTGTCGGGCGAAGCGGCCATGATCGAGGCCGCGGCCGCGAACGGCTGGATCGACCGGCGCCGCACCATCGAGGAGTCCGTGACCGGCATCAAGCGCGCGGGGGCCGATGCGATCCTGAGCTACTTCGCCATCGAGCTCGCGGGGTGGATCCGATGA
- a CDS encoding iron chelate uptake ABC transporter family permease subunit, which yields MESSIVRLASTGEPPLVAQPRGARWREALPIVIVFAVAAALAVAILVYGNPAPVGSPGFWIIAQTRLTSLGTIAFVAVSQALATVLFHTATSNRILTPSILGFDALYVLTQTVLVFVFGTAAASMEGIPKIIAQSVLMVVFATLLYGWLFSGPRANLHLLLLVGVVLGIGFGSVSTFLQRMLTPSEFDVLSARLFGSISKGNPDYLPIAAGLVCAILVFVWLRRRTYDVVALGRDVAIGLGVNYRREVVTVLVLVAVLVSVSATMVGPMTFYGFLVATLAYQFARGDSHAEIIPLAIGIALVTLLGATFVLKHVFAAAGLVTVIIEFAGGLLFLIVLLRKGMR from the coding sequence GTGGAGAGCAGCATCGTCAGACTGGCGAGCACCGGCGAACCGCCGCTCGTCGCCCAGCCCCGCGGGGCCCGGTGGCGGGAGGCCCTGCCGATCGTGATCGTCTTCGCAGTGGCGGCGGCCCTCGCCGTCGCGATCCTCGTCTACGGCAATCCCGCGCCCGTGGGCAGCCCCGGATTCTGGATCATCGCCCAGACGCGCCTCACCTCGCTCGGCACCATCGCGTTCGTCGCAGTGAGCCAGGCGCTCGCGACCGTGCTGTTCCACACCGCCACGTCGAACCGGATCCTCACCCCCTCGATCCTCGGCTTCGACGCACTCTACGTGCTCACCCAGACCGTGCTCGTCTTCGTGTTCGGCACCGCGGCGGCGAGCATGGAGGGCATTCCGAAGATCATCGCGCAGAGCGTGCTGATGGTCGTGTTCGCGACGCTGCTGTACGGCTGGCTGTTCTCGGGGCCGCGCGCGAATCTGCACCTGCTGCTGCTCGTCGGGGTGGTGCTCGGGATCGGATTCGGCTCCGTGTCGACCTTCCTGCAGCGCATGCTCACGCCGAGCGAGTTCGACGTGCTGAGCGCCCGACTCTTCGGCAGCATCAGCAAGGGCAACCCCGACTACCTGCCGATCGCGGCCGGTCTCGTCTGCGCGATCCTGGTTTTCGTGTGGCTGCGCCGCCGCACCTACGACGTCGTGGCGCTCGGGCGGGACGTGGCGATCGGCCTCGGGGTGAACTACCGGCGCGAGGTGGTCACCGTGCTCGTGCTCGTCGCGGTGCTGGTCTCGGTGTCGGCGACGATGGTCGGGCCGATGACGTTCTACGGCTTCCTCGTCGCGACGCTCGCCTACCAGTTCGCGCGGGGCGACTCGCACGCCGAGATCATCCCGCTCGCCATCGGCATCGCGCTCGTCACCCTGCTGGGCGCCACGTTCGTGCTCAAGCACGTATTCGCCGCGGCCGGCCTCGTCACCGTGATCATCGAGTTCGCGGGCGGCCTGCTGTTCCTGATCGTCCTGCTGAGAAAGGGGATGCGTTGA
- a CDS encoding iron ABC transporter ATP-binding protein: MLGPVDLSLERGGVTALIGPNGAGKSTMLTIIGRLLDPDCGRVSIGGLDVRTAKSKQLAKVVSILKQENHFMARLTVRQLVTFGRFPHSAGRLTETDQRAIHAAIAFLDLAGLEDRFIDELSGGQRQRAFVAMVLAQDTDFVLLDEPLTGLDMRHAVSMMGQVRAAADALGKTVVLVIHDVNFAAAYADRIVALAEGRVVASGTPEEIITSEVLERVFETPVDVVEHGGHRVAVYYRP; the protein is encoded by the coding sequence GTGCTCGGGCCGGTCGACCTGAGCCTCGAGCGGGGCGGAGTGACCGCGCTCATCGGGCCGAACGGGGCGGGCAAGTCGACGATGCTCACCATCATCGGGCGCCTGCTCGACCCCGACTGCGGTCGCGTCTCGATCGGCGGCCTCGACGTGCGCACCGCCAAGTCGAAGCAACTGGCCAAGGTGGTGTCGATCCTCAAGCAGGAGAACCACTTCATGGCCCGCCTCACCGTGCGCCAGCTCGTCACCTTCGGCCGGTTCCCGCACTCCGCCGGCAGGCTCACCGAGACCGACCAGCGGGCGATCCACGCGGCCATCGCGTTCCTCGACCTGGCCGGGCTCGAGGACCGCTTCATCGACGAGCTCTCGGGCGGGCAGCGGCAGCGCGCCTTCGTGGCGATGGTGCTCGCGCAGGACACCGACTTCGTGCTGCTCGACGAGCCGCTGACCGGGCTCGACATGCGGCACGCGGTCAGCATGATGGGCCAGGTCCGCGCGGCCGCCGACGCGCTCGGCAAGACGGTCGTGCTGGTGATCCACGACGTGAACTTCGCCGCGGCCTACGCCGACCGCATCGTGGCGCTCGCCGAGGGGCGCGTCGTCGCCTCGGGCACCCCCGAGGAGATCATCACGTCCGAGGTGCTCGAGCGCGTGTTCGAGACGCCGGTCGACGTGGTCGAGCACGGCGGGCACCGCGTCGCCGTGTACTACCGGCCGTAG
- the hemE gene encoding uroporphyrinogen decarboxylase — protein sequence MRSLPASHPLVDARTSDAPLIRALRGDRPERQPVWFMRQAGRSLPEYRSIRADHRMLDACVNPELASEITLQPVRRHGVDAAVFFSDIVVPMKLAGVDVDLVAGRGPVFAEPVRTAADVARCRAEFTADRLREALEPVREAVRLTVDELGGTPLIGFAGAPFTLAAYLVEGGPSRDHLRARTLMHSDPETWRELLAWVADLSGVFLEAQVEAGASAVQLFDSWAGSLSAADYRAHVAPASRRTLDAVRGFGTRRPVREGQDARDETVPMIHFAVGSGHLLEELAEVGVSALGVDWRTPLDEASRRLGDALPLQGNLDPAYLGAPAERLEAHLDDVLRRGSRAPAHVLNLGHGVPPEADPAVLTRIVELAHDR from the coding sequence ATGAGATCACTCCCAGCTTCGCACCCGCTCGTCGACGCACGCACGAGCGACGCCCCTCTGATCCGCGCCCTCCGGGGCGATCGACCGGAGCGCCAACCCGTCTGGTTCATGCGCCAGGCCGGCCGCTCGCTGCCCGAATACCGCAGCATCCGCGCAGACCATCGTATGCTCGACGCCTGCGTGAATCCCGAACTCGCGAGCGAGATCACCCTGCAGCCCGTGCGGCGGCACGGCGTCGACGCCGCGGTCTTCTTCAGCGACATCGTGGTGCCCATGAAGCTCGCGGGGGTCGACGTCGATCTGGTCGCCGGCCGCGGGCCGGTCTTCGCCGAGCCCGTGCGCACGGCCGCCGACGTGGCGCGCTGCCGAGCCGAGTTCACGGCGGATCGCCTGCGCGAAGCACTCGAACCCGTGCGCGAGGCGGTGCGCCTGACGGTCGACGAGCTGGGCGGCACCCCGCTCATCGGCTTCGCGGGCGCCCCGTTCACGCTGGCCGCATACCTCGTCGAGGGTGGCCCGTCCCGCGATCACCTGCGGGCCCGCACCCTCATGCACTCCGACCCCGAGACCTGGCGCGAGCTGCTCGCCTGGGTCGCCGACCTGAGCGGTGTCTTCCTCGAGGCGCAGGTCGAGGCCGGCGCGAGCGCGGTGCAGCTGTTCGACTCGTGGGCCGGGTCGCTCAGCGCGGCCGACTACCGCGCGCACGTCGCCCCGGCTTCCCGGCGCACCCTCGACGCGGTGCGCGGGTTCGGTACCCGGCGCCCCGTGCGCGAGGGGCAGGACGCTCGCGACGAGACCGTGCCGATGATCCACTTCGCGGTCGGGTCGGGGCACCTGCTCGAGGAACTCGCCGAGGTGGGCGTGAGCGCGCTCGGCGTGGACTGGCGCACCCCGCTCGACGAGGCGAGCCGCCGACTCGGCGACGCGCTGCCGCTGCAGGGCAACCTCGACCCCGCGTACCTGGGAGCGCCGGCCGAGCGGCTCGAGGCGCATCTCGACGATGTGCTGCGGAGGGGATCGCGCGCTCCCGCGCACGTGCTGAACCTGGGGCACGGGGTGCCGCCGGAGGCCGATCCGGCGGTGCTCACGCGCATCGTGGAACTCGCGCATGACCGCTGA
- the hemC gene encoding hydroxymethylbilane synthase, with the protein MNAHPDDTRTSGRVFRSDTPLAAAPGLLRVGTRGSALAVAQTTTVAETIAAATGLDVGLVIVTTHGDTSRAPLSQLGGTGVFVSALRDALLTGECDLAVHSLKDLPTGPCPGIALGAVPERADARDALCARDGLTLQELPTGARVGTGSPRRVAQLLRRRPDLDVVDLRGNVDTRLGRVESDLDAVVLACAGLDRLGRSSVITERFPLDEMPAAPGQGALAIEVRADDLAREPYAEALSALDHAESRACALAERAVLATLEAGCAAPIGATARVVDGALELKAEVSALDGTQGLSTGGALPWTAADPEHRQIPDRLGRTVAESLFEMGAAMIAPLGGTEPGAERPGGTRPGGPR; encoded by the coding sequence ATGAACGCACACCCCGACGACACGCGCACGAGCGGGCGGGTCTTCCGATCCGACACGCCCCTCGCCGCAGCCCCCGGGCTGCTGCGCGTCGGCACCCGGGGCAGCGCGCTCGCCGTCGCGCAGACCACGACGGTGGCCGAGACGATCGCCGCGGCCACCGGTCTCGACGTCGGGCTCGTGATCGTCACCACCCACGGCGACACCTCGCGAGCCCCGCTCTCGCAGCTCGGTGGAACGGGCGTCTTCGTGAGCGCTCTGCGCGACGCCCTGCTCACCGGCGAGTGCGACCTGGCGGTGCACTCGCTGAAGGATCTGCCGACCGGGCCCTGCCCCGGCATCGCGCTCGGCGCCGTGCCCGAGCGCGCCGACGCCCGCGACGCCCTCTGCGCGCGCGACGGGCTGACGCTGCAGGAGCTGCCGACCGGAGCCCGAGTCGGCACCGGTTCCCCCCGCCGCGTCGCCCAGTTGCTCAGGCGCCGGCCCGACCTCGACGTGGTCGACCTGCGCGGCAACGTCGACACCCGGCTGGGGCGCGTCGAGAGCGACCTCGACGCGGTCGTGCTGGCGTGCGCCGGCCTCGACCGCCTCGGCCGTTCGAGCGTCATCACCGAGCGCTTCCCGCTCGACGAGATGCCGGCCGCCCCCGGGCAGGGCGCACTGGCCATCGAGGTGCGGGCCGACGACCTCGCGCGCGAGCCCTACGCCGAGGCCCTGAGCGCACTCGATCACGCCGAGTCGCGCGCGTGCGCGCTCGCGGAGCGTGCGGTGCTCGCAACCCTCGAGGCCGGGTGCGCGGCTCCCATCGGAGCCACCGCGCGCGTCGTGGACGGCGCGCTCGAACTGAAAGCCGAGGTTTCGGCACTCGACGGGACGCAGGGGCTCTCCACGGGGGGCGCGCTGCCGTGGACGGCGGCGGATCCCGAGCACCGGCAGATCCCCGACCGCCTCGGGCGCACCGTGGCCGAGAGCCTGTTCGAGATGGGTGCAGCGATGATCGCTCCGCTCGGCGGAACCGAGCCCGGCGCCGAGCGGCCGGGCGGCACGAGACCCGGGGGCCCGCGGTGA